One genomic region from Thermoplasmata archaeon encodes:
- a CDS encoding DUF531 family protein: MAQGRMTIGLYNSYDPIKFHEAHRRALARAGPVALAFDANLATFGFPYAADLDTPVEIVEWVAGTTSIGEGGKYLKELAAAGRFQCFDFPKRGFPPQLGEVVVTTNRPDPKKGASAEQLAGLLKRGTSILLVFGLGPRGLDDREIYPLGRYHFDLTGRGLSLETATALGAAPALIAAHLRM, translated from the coding sequence ATGGCCCAAGGCCGGATGACGATCGGTCTCTACAACTCCTACGATCCCATCAAGTTCCACGAGGCCCACCGACGCGCCCTGGCCCGCGCGGGGCCCGTGGCCCTGGCGTTCGACGCGAACCTCGCGACGTTCGGATTCCCGTACGCGGCGGACCTCGACACGCCGGTCGAGATCGTCGAGTGGGTGGCGGGGACCACGAGCATCGGCGAGGGAGGCAAGTACCTGAAGGAACTCGCGGCCGCGGGTCGGTTCCAGTGCTTCGACTTTCCCAAGCGGGGGTTCCCACCGCAACTCGGGGAGGTCGTCGTGACCACGAACCGGCCTGATCCCAAGAAGGGCGCGTCTGCGGAGCAGCTCGCGGGCCTTCTTAAGCGGGGGACCTCAATCCTCCTCGTGTTCGGCCTCGGTCCGCGGGGCCTCGACGATCGCGAGATCTACCCGCTAGGCCGGTACCACTTCGACCTAACGGGGCGGGGGCTCTCCCTGGAAACGGCAACCGCCCTAGGCGCCGCGCCCGCCCTGATCGCCGCGCACCTCCGGATGTAG
- a CDS encoding biotin/lipoyl-containing protein produces the protein MQLRILVDGEPHEIEIEGAPPLLTIRVDGASYRTRVSNAHEGYDVRIGSGLHRVLVRGTDVVVDGQPHAVTAEPLDTASEALTRRGRFGAGTVLEVRPPMPGRVVKVRAAAGDHVKRGQTLVVLEAMKMQNEIPAPEDAVVRSVSVHEGESIPGDRVIAVLEAR, from the coding sequence ATGCAGCTACGCATCCTCGTCGACGGTGAGCCCCACGAGATCGAGATTGAAGGGGCGCCTCCGCTGCTGACCATCCGCGTGGACGGCGCCTCGTATCGCACTCGCGTGTCAAATGCCCACGAGGGGTACGATGTCCGGATTGGGTCCGGGCTACACCGCGTGCTGGTTCGTGGGACCGACGTGGTCGTGGACGGTCAGCCGCACGCGGTCACGGCGGAGCCCCTGGACACGGCCTCGGAGGCCCTGACCCGTCGAGGCCGATTCGGAGCCGGCACGGTCCTTGAGGTTCGTCCTCCCATGCCGGGCCGCGTCGTCAAGGTACGCGCGGCCGCGGGCGACCACGTGAAGCGGGGCCAAACCCTCGTGGTCCTCGAGGCCATGAAGATGCAGAACGAGATCCCCGCGCCGGAGGACGCGGTCGTGAGGAGCGTGTCCGTGCACGAGGGCGAGTCGATTCCCGGTGACCGGGTCATCGCCGTGCTCGAGGCGCGTTGA
- the ribA gene encoding GTP cyclohydrolase II, protein MPKQDGALCENIMLGSSARLPTRYGQFRIHAFVCPFSGEEHVALVKGRVEGREGVLVRLHSECLTGDVFGSERCDCGEQLDAAMKKIRDTGDGVLLYLAQEGRGIGIANKIAAYHLQDHGVDTVAANQILGFPADLRSYKCAACMLRVLGLKSIRLMTNNPAKIEELEAYGVRVTERIPLEMPAKASNVQYLITKKEKMRHLLKVPAVNAPRARR, encoded by the coding sequence ATGCCCAAGCAAGACGGAGCCCTTTGTGAGAACATCATGCTGGGCTCGAGCGCCCGCCTCCCCACCCGGTACGGGCAGTTCCGGATCCATGCGTTCGTGTGCCCGTTCTCCGGCGAGGAGCACGTCGCCCTCGTCAAGGGCCGCGTCGAGGGACGGGAGGGCGTGCTCGTGCGCCTGCACAGCGAGTGCCTCACGGGGGACGTGTTCGGCTCCGAGCGGTGCGACTGCGGCGAGCAGCTCGACGCGGCGATGAAGAAGATCCGGGACACCGGAGATGGCGTCCTCCTCTACCTGGCCCAGGAGGGCCGCGGCATCGGCATCGCGAACAAGATCGCCGCGTACCATCTCCAGGACCATGGGGTGGACACGGTGGCCGCAAACCAGATCCTCGGATTCCCGGCGGACCTTCGCAGCTACAAGTGCGCCGCCTGCATGCTCCGCGTCCTCGGCCTGAAATCAATCCGCCTCATGACGAACAACCCGGCGAAGATCGAGGAGCTCGAGGCGTACGGAGTCCGGGTCACGGAGCGGATTCCCCTGGAGATGCCGGCCAAGGCCTCCAACGTCCAGTACCTCATCACGAAGAAGGAGAAGATGCGCCACCTGCTCAAGGTGCCCGCGGTCAACGCGCCTCGAGCACGGCGATGA